One Gemmatimonadetes bacterium T265 genomic region harbors:
- a CDS encoding baseplate protein, producing MGAPGVFTLDKAFLGVGWAFPPAPDAEGDVALSAYEADIRQAVWIILATARGERVMRPDFGSGLYALVFEPIAATTAALVRHHAEEALARWEPRIDSVEVAVAAEPELGRLMLDVRYRVRATNTFYNLVYPFYLLEAGGR from the coding sequence GTGGGCGCGCCCGGCGTCTTCACCCTCGACAAGGCGTTCCTCGGCGTCGGCTGGGCGTTCCCGCCGGCCCCCGACGCGGAGGGCGACGTCGCGCTCTCGGCCTACGAGGCCGACATCCGCCAGGCGGTGTGGATCATCCTCGCCACCGCGCGCGGCGAGCGCGTGATGCGCCCCGACTTCGGCTCCGGGCTCTACGCACTCGTCTTCGAGCCGATCGCGGCGACGACGGCGGCGCTCGTGCGCCACCACGCCGAGGAGGCGCTCGCGCGGTGGGAGCCGCGCATCGACTCGGTCGAGGTCGCGGTCGCCGCGGAGCCGGAGCTCGGGCGGCTGATGCTCGACGTGCGGTACCGCGTGCGCGCGACCAACACGTTCTACAACCTCGTCTACCCGTTCTACCTGCTCGAGGCGGGCGGCCGGTGA
- a CDS encoding putative baseplate assembly protein: MPLPLPNLDTRRWSDLVDEGRALIPRHAPEWTDHNVHDPGIMLVELSAWVVEQLIYRANRVPERQLRKFLALAGYAPRPPRPATAALAVRLTAGSGSVAVPAGSAWLAALGDGRVLPAQALAPTTVVEAALAAAQAFDGARWADVSRPLRDGLDLLPLGTDPRAPAPYAADAAPAFYLGFDRALPAGADCALYVAVRGARDGEREALLDEAAAAAAACRRDPLPCTPCARPADAWCDDDGGPGTTPPLPPAAPATLPPHHAVRTAWEYLAADGWHLLSTSSGEVDDETRGLTLPGLVCVRLPAPTAPRAVGAVAAPLHWLRCRLLAGSYDETPVLRAVAFNAVLVEQARTAWQRLPVAAGVVAGGPIAAGARLRLALAFDDDGVVTALAPAPAGTDAPEILVAEVVPATATARGALTLPLAYLGAGTGLPDQQETLPVAPVARGEATPYTLDPFGTPAWRRWSVAADLDAAGARDARAALDPAAGVLTFGDGVRGLVPARHAPVLAAYAATAGAAGAIGAARAWAFADDALNRAVAGANFAPLAAAAVPAAVLVSPGADAETVGEAAARAAASLWSHERIVELCPPGPCDTLDQLDPALVFAWPAPARAATTLDVERIAREVPGTRVRRARAWAEVDPGLPGVTVPGTVSLVVVPALPLGRPAPSAGLVRAVARYLDRRRVLCTRLLVVGPQYLEVRVDAAVATVPNADPARVRQNVVAALDRFFDPLAGGPAGRGWPFGRDVFRSEVLQVVDDVAGVDHVLALTLRGDGGGATCGNLCVPPTWLVASGAHAITAEPA, encoded by the coding sequence GTGCCGCTCCCGCTCCCCAACCTCGACACGCGCCGCTGGTCGGACCTGGTGGACGAAGGGCGCGCGCTCATCCCGCGCCACGCGCCGGAGTGGACCGACCACAACGTGCACGACCCGGGGATCATGCTCGTCGAGCTGTCCGCCTGGGTCGTGGAGCAGCTCATCTACCGGGCCAACCGCGTCCCGGAGCGCCAGCTGCGGAAGTTCCTCGCGCTGGCCGGCTACGCGCCGCGCCCGCCCCGGCCGGCGACCGCGGCGCTCGCCGTCCGCCTAACCGCGGGGAGCGGGAGCGTCGCGGTGCCCGCCGGCTCGGCGTGGCTCGCCGCGCTCGGCGACGGCCGCGTCCTGCCGGCGCAGGCGCTCGCCCCGACGACGGTCGTCGAGGCCGCGCTCGCGGCCGCGCAGGCGTTCGACGGCGCGCGGTGGGCCGACGTTTCGCGCCCGCTGCGCGACGGGCTCGACCTCCTACCGTTAGGCACCGACCCGCGCGCGCCGGCGCCGTACGCCGCCGACGCGGCGCCCGCGTTCTACCTGGGCTTCGACCGCGCGCTGCCGGCCGGCGCCGACTGCGCGCTTTACGTCGCCGTGCGCGGCGCGCGAGACGGCGAGCGCGAGGCGCTGCTGGACGAGGCGGCCGCCGCGGCCGCGGCCTGCCGGCGCGACCCGCTGCCGTGTACGCCCTGCGCGCGCCCCGCGGACGCGTGGTGCGACGACGACGGCGGGCCGGGCACGACCCCGCCCCTACCTCCCGCCGCGCCCGCAACGCTCCCGCCCCACCACGCGGTGCGCACCGCGTGGGAGTACCTCGCCGCCGACGGGTGGCACCTGCTCTCGACGTCGAGCGGCGAGGTGGACGACGAGACGCGCGGGCTCACGCTCCCCGGCCTCGTGTGCGTCCGCCTGCCGGCGCCGACGGCCCCGCGCGCGGTCGGCGCGGTCGCCGCGCCGCTCCACTGGCTGCGCTGCCGGCTCCTCGCGGGGTCGTACGACGAGACGCCCGTGCTGCGCGCGGTCGCGTTCAACGCCGTGCTCGTCGAGCAGGCGCGCACCGCGTGGCAGCGGCTCCCGGTCGCGGCCGGCGTCGTGGCCGGCGGCCCGATCGCGGCCGGCGCGCGCCTGCGCCTCGCGCTCGCCTTCGACGACGACGGCGTCGTCACCGCGCTCGCCCCCGCGCCGGCCGGCACCGACGCGCCCGAGATCCTCGTCGCCGAGGTCGTCCCTGCGACCGCGACCGCGCGCGGCGCGCTGACGCTGCCGCTCGCCTACCTCGGCGCGGGCACCGGGCTCCCCGACCAGCAGGAGACGCTCCCGGTCGCCCCCGTCGCGCGCGGGGAGGCGACGCCGTACACGCTCGACCCGTTCGGCACGCCCGCGTGGCGGCGCTGGTCGGTCGCGGCCGACCTCGACGCGGCCGGTGCGCGGGACGCGCGGGCCGCGCTCGACCCCGCCGCGGGCGTGCTGACGTTCGGCGACGGCGTGCGCGGCCTCGTGCCGGCGCGGCACGCGCCCGTGCTCGCCGCCTACGCGGCCACCGCCGGCGCCGCGGGCGCCATCGGCGCCGCCCGCGCCTGGGCCTTCGCCGACGACGCCCTCAACCGCGCCGTCGCCGGCGCGAACTTCGCGCCGCTCGCCGCGGCGGCCGTGCCGGCCGCGGTCCTCGTCTCGCCCGGCGCCGACGCGGAGACGGTCGGCGAGGCGGCCGCGCGCGCCGCCGCGTCGCTCTGGTCGCACGAGCGGATCGTGGAGCTCTGCCCGCCGGGCCCGTGCGACACGCTCGACCAGCTCGACCCGGCGCTCGTGTTCGCGTGGCCCGCGCCCGCGCGCGCCGCGACGACGCTCGACGTCGAGCGCATCGCGCGCGAGGTGCCGGGCACGCGCGTGCGCCGCGCGCGCGCCTGGGCCGAGGTCGACCCGGGGCTGCCCGGGGTGACGGTGCCCGGCACCGTGTCGCTCGTCGTCGTGCCCGCGCTCCCGTTAGGCAGACCCGCGCCGAGCGCCGGGCTGGTGCGCGCGGTGGCCCGGTACCTGGACCGGCGCCGGGTGCTCTGCACGCGGCTCCTCGTCGTCGGCCCGCAGTACCTCGAGGTGCGCGTGGACGCCGCGGTCGCGACCGTGCCCAACGCCGACCCCGCGCGCGTGCGGCAGAACGTCGTCGCCGCGCTCGACCGCTTCTTCGACCCACTCGCCGGCGGCCCGGCGGGGCGCGGCTGGCCGTTCGGCCGCGACGTCTTCCGCAGCGAGGTGCTGCAGGTCGTCGACGACGTGGCCGGCGTGGACCACGTGCTCGCGCTCACGCTCCGCGGCGACGGCGGCGGGGCGACCTGCGGCAACCTGTGCGTGCCGCCCACCTGGCTCGTCGCGTCGGGCGCCCACGCCATCACCGCGGAGCCCGCGTGA
- a CDS encoding CRISPR-associated helicase/endonuclease Cas3 — protein sequence MVTRARLAYLVHLHDCGKVNVGFQARRDRGAPRVGHIAPLAAIVGDAADPDLSAAAFSALRGERLASWVYPASRGALLDAVFSHHGRPWARTDVRAQDRRHWRSSLDGYDPIRALAALRADADAFLPGAHTTGAPSLPESEGFVHAFAGLIQLADWIASSDWEHAPDDDGRRAWAASRLREIGLDPEPWRSRLCAAGLPSFEAIFSYPPHPHQREAGTAPGQLVVVESETGSGKTEAALWRFATLFARGAVDGLYFALPTRTAAVQLHQRVERFARALWPDDPPPVVLAVPGYLDRATRRVSAGELPVATDRMDDAERDERRAPVWASEHPKRYFAAMLSVGTVDQALLAALRVKHAHLRGAALMRHLLVVDEVHASDAYIRRVLGHLLRDHVDAGGHAVLLSATLGAKARRQFLTEAGGGRVADDVVPSLRDAAATPYPLLSLGAPDGPPLPIAAMSTDKAVTMELREWLDDPAAIAGAALDAARAGAKVLVVRNTVDGAVAVQRALEAAAATDDAMVFRVRGVATLHHGRFARADRQLLDAAVEATVGRTRPRGGVVVVGTQTLEQSLDLDADLLVTDLCPADVLLQRLGRLHRHATDRTGNPRVRPEPYRGARAVVLVPAGGLAPFLRPGRPGGLSRHGLGHRIVDGVPQGVYRDLTVLEATRRLVADHGTWRIPAVNRALVEGALHDDAVEALIAGMPEPEREAWRAHRNAVEGSALADGQVAADGLLWRSRPLMEEPNTRFDDRLVTRLGADDRLVDLPSASVGPLGELVDRLVVPSWMARGLPPNNDVPVAVTREPEGRAPGARLQVQVGDLAFIYDRHGLRRAEEA from the coding sequence GTGGTCACGCGCGCCCGCCTCGCGTACCTCGTGCATCTGCACGACTGCGGGAAGGTGAACGTCGGCTTCCAAGCGCGCCGCGACCGTGGAGCTCCACGCGTTGGTCACATCGCACCACTCGCCGCGATCGTGGGCGATGCGGCCGATCCCGACCTGAGCGCCGCCGCGTTCTCCGCGCTCCGGGGAGAACGGCTCGCGTCGTGGGTGTACCCGGCCAGCCGGGGTGCCCTGCTCGACGCCGTGTTCTCCCATCACGGTCGCCCGTGGGCGCGCACTGACGTCCGCGCGCAGGATCGGCGGCACTGGCGCTCCTCGCTCGACGGCTACGATCCAATACGCGCACTTGCCGCGCTGCGCGCCGACGCGGACGCATTTCTTCCGGGTGCTCACACGACAGGCGCGCCGTCGCTGCCCGAGTCGGAGGGCTTCGTTCACGCGTTCGCCGGCCTCATCCAACTCGCCGACTGGATTGCGTCGTCGGATTGGGAGCATGCGCCAGACGATGACGGCCGTCGGGCGTGGGCGGCCTCGCGGCTGCGCGAGATCGGGCTCGACCCCGAACCGTGGCGCTCGCGGCTGTGTGCCGCGGGGCTCCCGTCGTTCGAGGCAATTTTCAGCTACCCGCCACACCCGCACCAGCGCGAGGCGGGCACCGCGCCCGGGCAGCTCGTCGTTGTGGAGTCGGAGACGGGCTCCGGGAAGACGGAAGCGGCGTTGTGGCGGTTCGCCACGCTGTTTGCACGGGGGGCGGTGGACGGGCTGTATTTCGCACTCCCGACGCGCACGGCCGCGGTCCAGCTCCACCAACGGGTCGAACGATTCGCGCGCGCGCTCTGGCCCGACGACCCGCCGCCCGTGGTGCTCGCCGTCCCAGGGTACCTGGACCGCGCAACTCGGCGCGTGTCTGCGGGCGAGCTGCCCGTGGCGACGGACCGCATGGATGACGCCGAGCGCGACGAGCGGCGCGCGCCGGTGTGGGCGAGCGAGCACCCGAAGCGCTACTTCGCGGCGATGCTCTCGGTGGGCACCGTGGACCAGGCGCTCCTCGCCGCGCTCCGGGTCAAGCACGCGCACCTGCGCGGCGCGGCACTCATGCGCCACCTGCTCGTCGTCGACGAGGTGCACGCGTCGGACGCCTACATACGGCGGGTGCTCGGTCACCTGCTCCGCGACCACGTGGACGCCGGCGGACACGCCGTGCTGCTCTCGGCCACGTTAGGCGCGAAGGCCCGCCGGCAGTTCCTCACCGAGGCCGGCGGCGGGCGCGTCGCGGACGACGTCGTGCCCAGCCTGCGGGACGCGGCCGCGACGCCCTACCCGCTGCTCTCCCTCGGCGCGCCGGACGGGCCGCCGCTGCCGATCGCGGCGATGAGTACCGACAAGGCCGTGACGATGGAACTGCGCGAGTGGCTTGACGATCCTGCCGCCATCGCCGGCGCGGCGCTCGATGCGGCGCGCGCGGGTGCGAAGGTGCTCGTCGTGCGCAACACGGTCGATGGAGCGGTGGCGGTGCAACGCGCGCTCGAAGCCGCCGCGGCTACGGACGACGCTATGGTGTTCCGCGTCCGCGGCGTCGCCACCCTCCACCACGGCCGGTTCGCCCGCGCCGACCGGCAGCTGCTTGACGCAGCCGTCGAAGCGACGGTGGGCCGCACACGACCCCGAGGTGGCGTGGTCGTCGTGGGCACACAAACGCTCGAACAGTCGCTCGACCTCGACGCCGATTTGCTGGTCACGGACCTGTGCCCGGCCGACGTGCTGCTGCAGCGCCTCGGCCGGCTGCACCGGCACGCGACGGACCGCACCGGGAATCCTCGCGTGCGCCCCGAGCCGTACCGCGGTGCGCGGGCCGTGGTGCTCGTCCCCGCCGGCGGGCTCGCGCCGTTCCTGCGCCCCGGCCGTCCGGGCGGGTTATCCCGCCACGGGCTCGGCCACCGCATCGTGGACGGCGTACCACAGGGGGTCTACCGTGACCTCACCGTGCTCGAGGCGACGCGGCGGCTCGTCGCCGACCACGGCACCTGGCGCATCCCGGCGGTGAACCGCGCACTGGTGGAGGGCGCATTGCACGACGACGCCGTCGAGGCGCTCATTGCAGGGATGCCCGAGCCGGAGCGCGAGGCCTGGCGGGCACACCGCAATGCGGTTGAGGGCAGCGCGCTCGCCGATGGACAGGTCGCCGCGGACGGGTTGCTGTGGCGAAGCCGCCCGCTCATGGAAGAACCCAACACCCGGTTCGACGACCGCCTCGTCACGCGGCTCGGCGCTGACGACCGGCTGGTCGACCTACCGTCAGCGAGTGTCGGACCCCTCGGCGAGCTTGTGGACCGGTTGGTCGTGCCCAGCTGGATGGCGCGCGGCCTCCCACCAAATAACGACGTGCCGGTTGCGGTCACGCGCGAGCCCGAGGGCCGAGCGCCTGGGGCACGACTGCAGGTGCAGGTGGGGGACCTCGCATTCATCTACGACCGCCACGGCCTGCGCCGGGCGGAGGAGGCGTGA
- a CDS encoding type I-E CRISPR-associated protein Cas7/Cse4/CasC codes for MPNAFPSMPAPRFLQVHTLTSYPGVLLNRDDAGLAKRLPYGGTVRTRVSSQCLKRHWRIARGNEWGLDQTGAPLSTRSREVFEYAIRPRLVEQLPAADAAAIDTAGLALSKALYGEKAEQVRSRQALLLGWREIEYLTRLIADVVRGADSADEAGKAVTALFKNKDARANLSAMKDAAGDLASGLEAALFGRMVTSDPAANTDAAIHVAHAFTVHHQESETDYFTVVDDLRTQDDAQDAGSAGIFDTELTSGLFYGYIVVDVPLLVANITGKNVERWADTEVDRGLPAKVVEHLLHLVATVSPGAKKGSTAPYAWTQCMLVEVGARQPRTLASAFEQAVRATPQRSLSQAGEEALFDRLAAFDRAYGAREARCFLSLAPEERPGARGPLALDELARWAAETVAHADAALRS; via the coding sequence ATGCCTAACGCCTTCCCCTCCATGCCCGCGCCGCGCTTCCTGCAGGTCCACACGCTCACGTCGTACCCTGGCGTGCTCCTCAACCGCGATGATGCGGGGCTGGCCAAGCGCCTACCCTACGGTGGCACGGTGCGCACGCGTGTCTCGTCGCAGTGTCTCAAGCGGCACTGGCGCATCGCCCGCGGTAACGAGTGGGGGCTCGACCAGACGGGCGCTCCGCTCTCGACGCGGTCGCGCGAGGTGTTCGAGTACGCCATCCGGCCGCGGCTCGTTGAGCAGCTGCCAGCCGCAGACGCGGCGGCCATCGACACCGCCGGGCTCGCGCTCTCCAAGGCACTGTACGGCGAGAAGGCCGAGCAGGTGCGGAGCCGCCAGGCGCTGCTGCTCGGCTGGCGCGAGATCGAGTATCTCACCCGTCTGATCGCCGATGTGGTGCGTGGTGCGGATTCCGCAGACGAGGCGGGGAAGGCCGTGACCGCCCTGTTCAAGAACAAGGATGCCCGGGCCAACCTCTCAGCCATGAAGGACGCGGCGGGCGACCTCGCGAGCGGGCTGGAGGCAGCGCTGTTCGGCCGCATGGTCACGTCGGACCCGGCGGCGAACACCGATGCAGCCATTCACGTGGCCCACGCGTTCACCGTGCACCACCAGGAGTCCGAGACGGACTACTTCACTGTCGTGGACGATCTGCGGACGCAAGACGACGCGCAGGACGCGGGCTCCGCCGGCATTTTCGACACGGAGCTGACGTCAGGCCTGTTCTACGGCTATATCGTCGTGGACGTCCCGCTGCTCGTTGCCAACATCACCGGCAAGAACGTCGAGCGTTGGGCCGACACCGAGGTAGATCGCGGGCTTCCTGCGAAGGTGGTCGAGCACCTGTTGCACCTCGTCGCCACCGTGTCGCCCGGCGCCAAGAAGGGCTCCACCGCCCCGTACGCGTGGACACAGTGCATGCTCGTCGAGGTGGGCGCGCGCCAGCCGCGCACCCTCGCGTCGGCCTTCGAGCAGGCCGTGCGCGCCACGCCCCAGCGTTCACTCTCGCAGGCTGGCGAGGAGGCACTGTTCGACCGGCTCGCCGCCTTCGACCGTGCCTATGGCGCGCGCGAGGCGCGGTGTTTCCTCTCCCTCGCCCCGGAGGAGCGACCCGGGGCGCGAGGCCCGCTCGCGCTCGACGAGCTGGCACGGTGGGCTGCCGAGACGGTCGCGCACGCCGACGCCGCGCTCCGGAGCTGA
- a CDS encoding type I-E CRISPR-associated protein Cas5/CasD, giving the protein MHRHLVLRLEAPLMAFGGVMIDRLGPVRDTPSASTVTGLLANALGVYRWEAARLDRLQERLVFGCRVDRRGRRFTEFQTAQLGADDRGWTTRGRPEGRAGGVNTYASPHIRERDHDADARVIVAVRLLAAAEPPTLDDLARALDEPARPLFLGRKPCLPAAPLFAGFVEAATVYDALLAAPIADSVPARRAPSRPPVDPSLLLVVPAEEPCPPGFRATQACERRDWAAGVHAGDVTTFHGHVPRERLTPQEAA; this is encoded by the coding sequence GTGCATCGCCATCTCGTGCTGCGCCTCGAAGCGCCGCTCATGGCGTTCGGCGGCGTGATGATCGACCGGCTCGGCCCCGTGCGCGACACGCCGTCGGCGTCGACCGTCACCGGCCTCCTCGCCAACGCGCTCGGCGTGTACCGGTGGGAGGCGGCGCGCCTCGACCGGCTGCAGGAGCGTCTCGTCTTCGGCTGCCGCGTAGACCGGCGTGGGCGCCGCTTTACCGAGTTTCAGACGGCGCAGTTAGGCGCGGACGACCGCGGGTGGACGACGCGTGGGCGACCCGAGGGGCGGGCCGGCGGCGTCAACACCTACGCCAGCCCGCACATCCGCGAGCGCGACCACGACGCCGACGCGCGCGTGATTGTCGCCGTGCGCCTGCTCGCCGCGGCCGAACCGCCCACGCTCGACGACCTCGCGCGCGCGCTCGACGAGCCGGCGCGCCCGCTCTTCCTGGGCCGAAAGCCATGCCTCCCAGCGGCGCCGCTCTTCGCCGGCTTCGTCGAGGCCGCGACCGTGTACGACGCCCTGCTCGCGGCACCCATCGCCGACTCCGTGCCGGCGCGGCGCGCCCCGTCGCGGCCACCCGTAGATCCGAGTCTGTTGCTCGTCGTTCCGGCGGAGGAGCCGTGTCCGCCCGGTTTCCGCGCAACGCAGGCGTGCGAGCGCCGCGACTGGGCGGCCGGCGTGCACGCGGGCGACGTGACCACATTTCACGGGCACGTACCGCGTGAGCGTCTCACCCCGCAGGAGGCAGCGTGA